One Brassica napus cultivar Da-Ae chromosome C2, Da-Ae, whole genome shotgun sequence DNA window includes the following coding sequences:
- the LOC106355991 gene encoding probable WRKY transcription factor 57: MNDPENPDLTNHDSSWTQLTAPDSHFFHRNTSDIFSDFVGNLHASSQSDHHHPHSLRFDTGLTPTSGVPSSVTTTTLPSTPSSSSSPAAALSVAVTEVSTSTNLPATSSSSEDPTENSTASAAKAPETPKKEKKKAQKRIRQPRFAFMTKSDVDNLEDGYRWRKYGQKAVKNSPFPRSYYRCTNSRCTVKKRVERSSEDPSIVITTYEGQHCHQTTGFPRGGILTAHDPSNFTSHHLLPPPLPDPYYYQELLHQLHRDNTSSLRLPQSTTEGPAAVSSINPPEEGLLGDIVPQTMRNT, translated from the exons ATGAACGATCCTGAAAATCCCGATCTGACCAACCACGACTCCTCTTGGACACAACTCACAGCTCCAGATTCTCACTTCTTCCACAGAAACACTTCCGACATCTTCTCTGACTTTGTCGGGAACCTCCACGCTTCCTCCCAATccgatcatcatcatcctcactcCCTCCGGTTTGATACCGGTTTAACACCAACTTCCGGTGTCCCATCTTCCGTTACCACCACCACTCTACCCTCTACTccttcatcttcctcatcccCCGCAGCTGCTCTTTCTGTTGCCGTTACAGAGGTTTCAACCTCTACTAATCTCCCCGCCACCTCCAGTTCTAGCGAGGATCCAACTGAGAACTCAACTGCCTCCGCCGCGAAAGCACCGGAGACGcc aaagaaggagaagaagaaggctcAGAAGCGAATCCGGCAGCCAAGATTCGCATTCATGACCAAGAGTGATGTGGATAATCTTGAAGATGGATATCGATGGCGCAAATATGGACAGAAGGCTGTCAAAAATAGTCCATTCCCAAG GAGCTACTATAGATGCACGAACAGCAGATGCACGGTGAAGAAGAGAGTGGAACGATCATCTGAAGATCCATCGATAGTTATCACAACATACGAAGGACAACATTGCCATCAAACCACTGGATTCCCTCGTGGTGGAATCCTCACCGCTCACGACCCTAGTAACTTCACATCCCATCATCTTCTCCCTCCTCCATTGCCAGATCCTTATTACTACCAAGAACTCCTTCATCAACTCCACAGAGACAATACTTCTTCGCTGAGATTACCCCAATCTACTACTGAAGGACCTGCTGCAGTGTCGTCTATTAATCCACCAGAAGAAGGCTTGCTTGGTGATATTGTACCTCAAACCATGCGCAATACTTGA
- the LOC106354482 gene encoding PLASMODESMATA CALLOSE-BINDING PROTEIN 4 yields MSVILPLCLVLSMITSNAAYCVCKDGNEQVLQKAIDYACGAGADCTQIQLNGACYQPNTIKNHCDVAVNSYYQKKASSGATCDFNGAAVISSSPPSTASSCLSGSSSSGTPSTGTPKSGTPTTGTPTSGFPSTGTPSTGNPTSGMPNTGTPSTSTGMPTSSSSSVFPGTTLGPVGSGGLGDPNSGVKLSDRTNTVFFLLAGVVMLVMMG; encoded by the exons ATGTCTGTTATACTTCCTCTGTGTTTGGTTCTCTCAATGATTACCTCAA ATGCGGCTTATTGTGTGTGCAAAGACGGTAACGAGCAAGTGCTTCAGAAGGCAATAGACTATGCTTGTGGAGCTGGAGCTGACTGTACTCAGATCCAGCTGAACGGAGCTTGTTACCAACCTAACACCATCAAAAACCACTGTGACGTCGCTGTCAACAGTTACTACCAGAAGAAAGCTTCTTCCGGTGCCACATGTGATTTTAACGGCGCCGCCGTCATCTCTAGCTCCCCTCCGTCAA CGGCTTCAAGCTGTTTATCTGGTTCCAG CTCTAGTGGGACCCCGTCCACTGGAACCCCAAAAAGTGGGACCCCAACCACCGGGACTCCAACCAGTGGCTTCCCATCCACCGGGACTCCGTCCACCGGGAACCCCACTTCCGGAATGCCCAACACTGGGACTCCTTCCACTTCCACGGGGATGCCTACTTCTTCCTCATCTTCAGTGTTCCCGGGTACTACTCTTGGACCGGTCGGGAGTGGCGGACTAGGTGATCCGAACTCTGGAGTGAAGTTGTCAGACCGAACTAACACGGTGTTCTTCTTACTAGCCGGTGTAGTTATGCTTGTCATGATGGGTTAG